A segment of the Flavobacteriales bacterium genome:
GATGATGATGGACCGCAGTTGGGGCAGATGACCGATGCACTGCTCCGCGATCGCGAGATCGCGCCGATGGTCCTGACTGATGTTCGCGGCATTGTAGGCAGGGCTGCTGAATCCCCGGGGATCAATGCCGTTGTATGCATGCGAGTTGCCCAGGATCAGCAGCTCGATGCTGTCGCCGCGCTGGGTCAGGAGGTCGTGCGTGTACCGGTAATCGTTCGGGATCCTCCGCAAGGCGATCTCGGTGAGCGCTATCACCACCAGCAGGGGGAGCAGGAATAGCGAGGCACGGCGCAGGTACTGCTTCATGCTTCAGAACTGGAAGTAGATGAAGGAGACCTCACGGCCGGTGTGCACGAGCGACGCGATCGCGAGCGCATAGTACACGGCCCACCGGATGCTGCGCGGAAGCGTACGTTCAATCGCCGCCAGCCCATGCGCGTGGCTTCGCTGCAACCATTCGACGGCAAGCATCGCCCAAACGAAAGGCATGGGCCCACGGGTGAGAAGGTCCCGGGCAAGCAGCGCCAATTGGCCGGGGTGGGTGGCCAGGCCTGTCGGGATCCGTTGAACGATCTCCAATGCTGTGGATAGGTCAGGGGCGCGGAAGAAGATCCACGCCAAATCCACCAGGGCGAAGGTGATGATCATGCGCAGTGCATCGCCCGGGGAGGGTAGCCAGCCTTCGGGCGCGGACAATCGTTTGCGGTTGGTTCCCTGCAGGAGCAGCGGAAGGAAGAACAAGGCATGGAGCGCGCCCCATGCCACGAAGGTGTAGTTGGCGCCATGCCAGAAGCCGCTCACCAGGAAGATGATGAAGGTGTTTCGAACGCGGTTGCTCATCGACCCTTGGCTCCCGCCCAAGGGGATGTAGAGGTAGTCGCGGAACCAGGTGCTCAGCGAGATGTGCCACCGTCGCCAGAACTCAGCGATGTCCCGTGCGAAATAGGGGTACGCGAAATTCCGCATCAGCGAGATGCCGAAGAGCCGGGCCGCTCCGATGGCGATGTCGGAGTACCCGCTGAAATCACCGTAGATCTGGAAGGCGAAGAGGATGGCGGCGAAGGCGAGCTCACCGCCGCCGCTCGCTGCATGGTCGTTGAAGATCCGGTCAACGATCGGGGCGCATTGGTCGGCGATCACGATCTTCTTGAAGAAGCCCCAGAGCATCTGCCGGGAGCCATCGATGGCCTGGGTGTAATCGAACACCCGCCTCTTCTGGAATTGCGGCAACAAGGCTGTGCCGCGCTCGATGGGGCCCGCCACCAGCTGCGGGAAGAACATCAGGTATGCGCCGAAGGCCACAGGGTCACGCTCGGCGCGCAGCTGCCCGCGGTACACATCGATGGTGTAGCTCAGGCTCTGGAAGGTGTAGAAGCTGATTCCCACCGGCAGCACGATGCCCAGCGTGGTTGGGCTGAATGGCTGTCCGAAAAGGGTGAAGGCATCGCTGAAGGCCGTGATGAAGAAATCCCAGTACTTGAAGAAGCCCAATGAGCCCAGGTTGCCGATCAGGCTTGCTGCGAGCCATTGCTTCCGGCCACGAGGGCTTTTCGCGTGCGCGATGCCGAGTGCGGCCACGTAATCCAAGGCGCCGCTGAAGAACACCAGCCCAAGGAAGCGCCAGTCCCACCAGCCGTAGAAGAACATGCTGGCCGCCAGCAGCCAGAGGTTGCCCAAGCGGTGCGAGCGCCGATCAAGGGGCCAGAACAGCAGCAGCACCAAAGGCAGGAATGCCGCGAATTCGATCGAGTTGAACAGCATGCCTGGTCGCCGCTACAGCGGCGCGAAGAAAGCGAGCCGGGATACACCGGCTCAAACGGACGCAGCATGGAGATCGGTTGGATGCGCACCTTTGCCGACCTGAAATGCCCTTGCGCATCGCCATCGCCACACCCAGCCACAATGTGTACAGCGAGACCTTCATCGCTGCGCACATTGAGCGGCTTGCCGGCGTGGAGCTCGTGCTTTCCGGCGGCGAATTGCCCAAGCGGGTGGTGAATGGTCCCGAGCTGTGCCATCATGGAGGCTTCGCCTTCGCGCGCGATCAGTTCATGGCCAGGCTGCTCCGCACAGATCAACGCGGGTTGCTTTCGCGGCGGATCGCCGCCGAGCTGCGCAAGGCACGCATCGATGTGGTGCTGGCCGAGTACGGCTCCACTGCTGATGCCATGCGCGAGGCCTGCAAGCGGGCAGGGGTCCCCATGGTGGCGCACTTCCACGGATTCGATGCGCACAAGCAGGTGGTGATCGATGAGAAGGGTGGTTATCGAGCGCTCTTCGCGCAGGCTAAGGCGATCATTGCGGTGAGCCACTTTATGGAGGAACAGCTCCTGCGCCTCGGCGCCCCGCGCGAGAAGCTGGTATACAGCTGCTACGGCATCGATGTGGAGCGCTTCACCGCCGGTGATCCCGTTCAAGCTCCGCCGCATTTCGTGGCTGTGGGCCGCTTCGTCGACAAGAAGGCGCCGCACCTCACCCTGAGCGCGTTCGAGCGGGTGGTACAGCGCGTGCCCGAGGCGCGGCTCACCATGGTGGGGCAGGGGCCTCTTTGGGAGAGTTGCGTGCAGCGCACGGCATCCGCGCCATTGGCCGGTCGTGTTGATCTGCCTGGTGTGCGCAGCCCCGAGGAGATCGCCGCCTTGATGCGCGGCTCGCGGGCCTTCGTGCAGCACAGCATGCGCGCCCTCAGCGGCGATTGCGAAGGCACGCCACTGGCCGTGCTCGAAGCCATGGCCACGGGCATCCCGGTGGTGTCCACGCGTCATGCAGGCATAGGCGACGTGGTGCAGCATGAGGTGCATGGGCTGCTTTGCAACGAAGCTGACGTGGAGGGCATGGCGAGGAACATGGAACTCATCGCGCGCGATGCGGATATGGCGGGCCGGATGGGACGGGCCGGTCGCGCGAAGGCAGAACAGGAGCATCGGGTGCAGGACAGCATCGCTCGCTTGCAGTCCGTGCTAGAAGGCGCTGTGAAATGAACGCCCGGATGAGTGCCAACTTTATGAGCCCGCAGTCCGCATTGGATGGTTCTCCGTTCAACTGCGTGGTCCGTGGCCATCAGCGCTGCGTAGGTCCTGAAAGCGAAATGGCATGAGCGCAACGGCAGCACCCATCCGACTGGCCATTGTAACGCCGAAGGAGAATGCTTGGAGCGAGACCTTCATCGCCGCGCACATCGAACGATTGAAAGGCGTGGAACTGGTGCTTGCCGGAGGTGAGTTGCCCACGCATGTGGTGAATGGAAAGGTGCTGCGCGGGAAAGGGGCGTTCGCTTATCTGCGCGATCAGGCTGCTGCACGCGCGCTTCGCACGGATCAGGATGGCATCCTGGTGCGGCGCATTGCGGCCGTGCTGCGGCGGGCGCGCATTGATGTGGTGCTCGCCGAATACGGCACCACGGCCCACGCCATGCTCGCTCCATGCGCCTTGGCGGGCGTGCCGCTCGTGGCGCACTTCCACGGCTTCGATGCGCATGTTGATGCGGTGATCAAGGCCCACCACGACTACCGCGCGCTCTTCGCGCAGTCCAGCGCATTGGTGGTGGTGAGCCGCGGCATGGAACAGCAGCTATTGGATTTGGGCGCGCTGCGCGAGAAAGTGGTGCGCAACAGTTGCGGAGTCGATGCCGAGCGCTTCGCCATGGGCGATCCAGCCCGCACGCCGCCTCATTTCTTGTTCGTGGGCCGCTTCGTCGATAAGAAAGCGCCGCACCTCGCGCTGAGCGCCTTCGAGCGCCTCGTGGAGCGCGTGCCCGAGGCCAAGCTCACCATGGTGGGTCAAGGTCCGTTGTGGGAGAGTTGCGCGCAGCGGGTGCGTTCATCGCCCTTGGCCGGACGCGTCGAGTTGCCTGGGATTCTGAGCCCTGATGAGGTCGCTTCGCTGCTGCGCGGTGCACGTGCCTTCGTGCTGCACAGCGTGCGCGCGCTCAATGGCGATTGTGAGGGCACGCCGGTGGCCGTGCTCGAGGCGATGGCTTCGGGCATCCCCGTGGTGGCCACGCGGCATGCGGGCATCGGTGATGTGGTGGTGCATGAGGAGCACGGGCTGCTCTGCGATGAGCACGATGTGGAGGCCATGGCCATGAACCTGGAGCGCGTGGCGCGTGATCCGCAGCTCGCAGGTGAACTGGGCCGCGCTGGCCGTGCGAAGGCCGAGCGCGAGCATCGCGTGGAGGACAGCATCGCGGGCTTGCAGGCGATCCTGGAGCGCGTTGCGCGAGGGACAGGGCGTCTTGTTGAGCGCAGCTGATTGAAGTTCATTCCCTGCGTCTCGTCGGGCCTTCAGCCCTCCCGATGCTTGGGCTGGTGGATCGGCGGCACCACGGGTGCCGCCGGGGATGTGGTCGGCCCTTCAGGCCTACCATTTGTCACGTTCATGGGATTGGAAATGCTGGTTGTTTCTGGCAGCGCCGGATGCTTTGCTAACGGGGAAATAGCAACGGACTGAAAGCCTGGCCAGAAAGCGGCTTGCGCCCGTGGTGCAAGCCTTAGTTCACGCAAGGCCCGATGAACTCAATCCCAGACGTACCGCTCATCGAAGTCAATGCCATTATCGATGAGTAGGCTCCGATACTCGTCCTGGAAGGATTGACGACGATGATGCTCGACTTGTCCATCGATGTACGCGAGCAGTCGGTCAACATCCATATAGTAGGCTGAGAACGCAGCATACCCCGTTTGCCAAGCGAATTTCTGGCATCGTTCGTCCTGGGTCTTCACCCAGCGCGAGGACCCCGTTTTGACTTGCTCCACCAGATCAGCAACCGACATGGTCCGTGCGAGACGAATCGCGAGATGCACATGGTCCTCGATGCCCCCGGCCCGATAACACTCAGACCCATGGTTCCTCACTATGCTGGCGAGGTACTCGTGCATGCGCTGCTTGATTCCGTCGTGGAGGAAGGGCTCTCGGTGCTTGGTGCTGAATGTGACATGGATGATGATGTTGCCGAGTGATTGGGGCATGGAGCAGGGGGTTATTGCTGTGAATTTAGGTTTGATCAGGTCTCGTCGGGCCTTCAGCCCTCCTGATGCTTATGCTGGTGAAACGGCCGTACCACGGGTGCCGCCGGGGATGTGGTCGGCCCTTCAAGCCTTCCATATGTCACGTCCGTGGAATTGGAACTGCTGGTTGCTTCTGGCAGCGCCGGATGCTGCGTTAACGGGGAAATATCTGAGGGCTGAAAGCCGGACCAGATAGCGGCTTGCGCCAGTGGCGCGAGCCAATGGACGCGATAGGAAATTGGAGGGCTGAAGGCCCGATGAGCTCCCGGCATGCGCCACGAAGCGAGTGGATAACGAGGACAGCGAATCTGAGGGCTGAAAGCCCGACCAGATAGCGGCTTGCGCCAGTGGCGCGAGCCAATGGACGCGAAAGGGTATTGGAGGGCTGAAGGCCCGATGAGCTCCCGGCATGCGCCACGAAGCGAGTGGATAACGAGGACAGGGAATCTGAGGGCTGAAAGCCCGACCAGATACGGCTTGCGCCAGTGGCGCGAGCCAATGGACGCGAAAGGGTATTGGAGGGCTGAAGGCCCGATGAGCTCCCGGCATGCGCCACGAAGCGAGTGGATAACGAGGACAGGGAATCTGAGGGCTGAAAGCCCGACCAGATAGCGGCTTGCGCCAGTGGCGCGAGCCAATGGACGCGAAAGGGTATTGGAGGGCTGAAGGCCCGATGAGACCTAATCGCGCCAAGTGTGAATTGACGGCCACCCTTGAGGCTGTCATCGATCATTCGAGGATTCCCCATCTTGGCCCCATGAAGGCATCGCTCCCGCTGCGCATCCTCATCGGCCTCGGTGCCGGCATCATCTGGGCCGTGACCAGCAGCACGCTCGGCTTCAGCGAATTCACCCTCGATTGGATCGCGCCCTTCGGCGACATCTTCATCAATCTGCTGAAGCTCATCGCGATCCCGCTCGTGCTCTTCAGCATCATCAGCGGGGTGAGCGGATTGGGCGATGTGGCCAAGCTGGGGCGCACCGGCTTGCGCATGCTCGCGCTCTACCTCGCCACCACGGTGATGGCCATCAGCGTGGGCCTTTTGCTGGTGAATGTGATCAAGCCCGGTGAATGGTCGGATGATGCCCAGCGCCTGCGCAACCGCATCGGCTATGAGCTCTGGGTGCAGGAGACCGCCAGCGTGGAGAAGCCCAAGGATGGCCGCTGCGTGAGCTGCGACCCTGCGAATGCCGCACTGGTGGCCGAGGTGCTCGCGGCTCGGAAGGCCTCGCCGCCCGATCCCGCGCTCATGGGCAAGGTGGAGCAGGCGAAACAGGTGCAGGGCGGTCCGCTCCAGTTCCTCGTGGACATGGTGCCCAGCAACATCTTCCTCAGCTTCAACAATGCCCTGATGCTGCAGGTGATCTTCTTCGCGCTCTTCTTCGGCATCGTGCTGCTCATGGTCCCGGCGGCAGCTGCCGCGCCCGTGGTGTCGCTGGTGAACGGCCTCAACGAGGTGTTCATGAAGATGGTGGACGTGGTGATGCGCGCGGCCCCCTGGTTCGTGTTCGCGCTCATGGCCGGCGTGGTGTCGCGCATCGCGGGCGATGACCCGGCGGCCGTGCTCCAGTTGTTCAAGTCGCTGGCCGGCTACAGCCTCACCGTGCTCATCGGGCTGGCGCTCATGGTCTTCCTGGTCTATCCCGTGGTGATGACGCTGCTGATGCGCCGCAACGTGTTCGCGCGCTTCCTCAAGGCCATCAGCCCGGCGCAGCTGCTCGCCTTCAGCACCAGCAGCAGCGCCGCCACCTTGCCCGCCACGATCGAGTGCGTGGAGGAGCGCATCGGCGTGAGCAAGAGCACGGCGAGTTTCGTGCTGCCCATCGGTGCCACGGTGAACATGGATGGCACCAGCCTGTACCAGGCCGTGGCCGTGATCTTCCTCGCGCAATTCCATTGGGTCGATCTCTCGATCGGCCAGCAGCTCGGCGTCATCCTCACCGCCACGCTCGCGAGCATCGGGGCCGCTGCGGTGCCCAGTGCGGGCCTCATCACGCTCTTCATCGTGCTCACGGGGCTCGGCCTCGACCCGGCGTGGATCGCCATCATCCTGCCGGTTGACCGCCTGCTCGACATGTGCCGCACCGTGGTGAACGTGACCGGCGATGCCGCCTGCTGCAGCATCGTGGCGCACAGCCAAGGCGAGAAGCTCTTCCCGGATGAGGAGGCCGTGGCCTCAGGCTCCTGATTCGAGCACCTCTTCGATGTTCCCCTTGATGGTGGCCGCGATCCGCTGCATCGGCAGGTCGTTCTGGTCCTTGCCGAAGGGGTCCTCGATCTCCTCGGCGATGATCTCGAGGCTGGCCATCACGTAGAAGATGAACATCACCACGGGCACGGCGATCCAGCCCAGCGTGAACGCGAAGCCGAAGGGCAGGGTGAGCACGTAGATCACGATGAACTTCTTGATGAAGCTGCTGTAGGAGTAGGGGATGGG
Coding sequences within it:
- a CDS encoding MBOAT family protein: MLFNSIEFAAFLPLVLLLFWPLDRRSHRLGNLWLLAASMFFYGWWDWRFLGLVFFSGALDYVAALGIAHAKSPRGRKQWLAASLIGNLGSLGFFKYWDFFITAFSDAFTLFGQPFSPTTLGIVLPVGISFYTFQSLSYTIDVYRGQLRAERDPVAFGAYLMFFPQLVAGPIERGTALLPQFQKRRVFDYTQAIDGSRQMLWGFFKKIVIADQCAPIVDRIFNDHAASGGGELAFAAILFAFQIYGDFSGYSDIAIGAARLFGISLMRNFAYPYFARDIAEFWRRWHISLSTWFRDYLYIPLGGSQGSMSNRVRNTFIIFLVSGFWHGANYTFVAWGALHALFFLPLLLQGTNRKRLSAPEGWLPSPGDALRMIITFALVDLAWIFFRAPDLSTALEIVQRIPTGLATHPGQLALLARDLLTRGPMPFVWAMLAVEWLQRSHAHGLAAIERTLPRSIRWAVYYALAIASLVHTGREVSFIYFQF
- a CDS encoding glycosyltransferase family 4 protein; its protein translation is MPLRIAIATPSHNVYSETFIAAHIERLAGVELVLSGGELPKRVVNGPELCHHGGFAFARDQFMARLLRTDQRGLLSRRIAAELRKARIDVVLAEYGSTADAMREACKRAGVPMVAHFHGFDAHKQVVIDEKGGYRALFAQAKAIIAVSHFMEEQLLRLGAPREKLVYSCYGIDVERFTAGDPVQAPPHFVAVGRFVDKKAPHLTLSAFERVVQRVPEARLTMVGQGPLWESCVQRTASAPLAGRVDLPGVRSPEEIAALMRGSRAFVQHSMRALSGDCEGTPLAVLEAMATGIPVVSTRHAGIGDVVQHEVHGLLCNEADVEGMARNMELIARDADMAGRMGRAGRAKAEQEHRVQDSIARLQSVLEGAVK
- a CDS encoding glycosyltransferase family 4 protein; the protein is MSATAAPIRLAIVTPKENAWSETFIAAHIERLKGVELVLAGGELPTHVVNGKVLRGKGAFAYLRDQAAARALRTDQDGILVRRIAAVLRRARIDVVLAEYGTTAHAMLAPCALAGVPLVAHFHGFDAHVDAVIKAHHDYRALFAQSSALVVVSRGMEQQLLDLGALREKVVRNSCGVDAERFAMGDPARTPPHFLFVGRFVDKKAPHLALSAFERLVERVPEAKLTMVGQGPLWESCAQRVRSSPLAGRVELPGILSPDEVASLLRGARAFVLHSVRALNGDCEGTPVAVLEAMASGIPVVATRHAGIGDVVVHEEHGLLCDEHDVEAMAMNLERVARDPQLAGELGRAGRAKAEREHRVEDSIAGLQAILERVARGTGRLVERS
- the tnpA gene encoding IS200/IS605 family transposase; amino-acid sequence: MPQSLGNIIIHVTFSTKHREPFLHDGIKQRMHEYLASIVRNHGSECYRAGGIEDHVHLAIRLARTMSVADLVEQVKTGSSRWVKTQDERCQKFAWQTGYAAFSAYYMDVDRLLAYIDGQVEHHRRQSFQDEYRSLLIDNGIDFDERYVWD
- a CDS encoding dicarboxylate/amino acid:cation symporter codes for the protein MKASLPLRILIGLGAGIIWAVTSSTLGFSEFTLDWIAPFGDIFINLLKLIAIPLVLFSIISGVSGLGDVAKLGRTGLRMLALYLATTVMAISVGLLLVNVIKPGEWSDDAQRLRNRIGYELWVQETASVEKPKDGRCVSCDPANAALVAEVLAARKASPPDPALMGKVEQAKQVQGGPLQFLVDMVPSNIFLSFNNALMLQVIFFALFFGIVLLMVPAAAAAPVVSLVNGLNEVFMKMVDVVMRAAPWFVFALMAGVVSRIAGDDPAAVLQLFKSLAGYSLTVLIGLALMVFLVYPVVMTLLMRRNVFARFLKAISPAQLLAFSTSSSAATLPATIECVEERIGVSKSTASFVLPIGATVNMDGTSLYQAVAVIFLAQFHWVDLSIGQQLGVILTATLASIGAAAVPSAGLITLFIVLTGLGLDPAWIAIILPVDRLLDMCRTVVNVTGDAACCSIVAHSQGEKLFPDEEAVASGS